The following are encoded together in the Streptomyces rapamycinicus NRRL 5491 genome:
- a CDS encoding SpoIIE family protein phosphatase has product MTPPDPTAPRVRPDPPPGALGLATATVDDHGVLTGWSEGARRLLGYRAEEVVGRPAAELRAETATGDSGGDTARGSPEDTGGDTGGDTGGGTARGTGEGAGPCLAHGPRWSGRIALCHRDGHPLEVELLAHRGPPDDGPAGWLLVSAAPLEPQEPVTPADHAFAQCPCVLALFDTELRLARANAYMQAATARSEEQMRGLRLTELVGHGESDRVERAMRRVLESGERLELETHLREPGDRQEHTWSVSLAPLANRTGGLRGVCFAARDTTAEQEARQRLQLLNEAGARLGSHLDLDRIAQELAEVAVPRLADFASVDLLTFLHEGDEPPEGPLREPVTLRRAAHRSILDGAPEALADVGDLATHPRHSPTAACLLKGRAARHQVTPSLLASWETKDPGRAARIREHGVHSVIVTPMRARGVTLGTAFFARHRTPAPFTDDDTLLAEELTARAAVCVDNTRRYLRERRTAEALQRSLLPQRLPELTALEMASRYRPSGAWAGVGGDWFDAIQLSGARAAVVVGDVVGRGIHAAATMGRLRTAVRTLADIDLPPGELLTHLDDMVTRLYSDEKTERFWSFGATCLYVVYDPVSRRCSIAAAGHPAPLVISPEGTADVLGPPIGPPLGLGELPFEIMETELPEGSLLALYTNGLINGREREIGDGLETLRDVLSRPAPSLDALCDDVLRALPPAHPDDDIALLLARTRALHSDRVATWDIPADARAVAEARRSTTEQLIDWGLEETVFTTELIVSELVTNAIRYGRPPIRLRLIRDRDLICEVSDASSTAPHMRRARVFDEGGRGLMLVAQMATRWGTRQSTDGKTIWVEQDVSTGSTG; this is encoded by the coding sequence ATGACGCCTCCCGACCCCACAGCCCCCCGCGTCCGGCCGGACCCGCCGCCCGGCGCCCTCGGCCTGGCCACGGCCACGGTCGACGACCACGGCGTGCTGACCGGGTGGAGCGAGGGCGCGCGGCGGCTGCTGGGCTACCGCGCCGAGGAGGTCGTGGGGCGGCCGGCGGCCGAGCTGCGCGCCGAGACGGCCACCGGGGACAGTGGCGGGGACACCGCCCGGGGCAGCCCCGAGGACACCGGCGGGGACACCGGCGGGGACACCGGCGGGGGCACCGCCCGGGGCACCGGCGAGGGCGCCGGGCCGTGCCTGGCCCACGGGCCCCGGTGGAGCGGCCGGATCGCGCTGTGCCACCGGGACGGCCATCCGCTGGAGGTCGAGCTGCTGGCCCACCGCGGCCCGCCGGACGACGGCCCCGCGGGCTGGCTCCTGGTCTCCGCCGCGCCCCTGGAACCACAGGAGCCGGTCACCCCCGCGGACCACGCCTTCGCCCAGTGCCCCTGCGTCCTGGCACTGTTCGACACCGAGCTGCGGCTGGCGCGGGCCAACGCCTATATGCAGGCCGCCACCGCCCGCAGCGAGGAGCAGATGCGCGGGCTGCGGCTGACGGAGCTGGTCGGCCACGGGGAGAGCGACCGGGTCGAGCGGGCCATGCGGCGGGTGCTGGAGAGCGGCGAACGCCTGGAGCTGGAGACGCATCTGCGGGAGCCGGGCGATCGCCAGGAGCACACCTGGTCGGTCTCGCTGGCCCCGCTGGCCAACCGCACCGGCGGGCTGCGCGGCGTGTGTTTCGCGGCCCGCGACACCACCGCCGAGCAGGAGGCCCGGCAGCGGCTCCAGCTGCTCAACGAGGCGGGGGCGCGGCTGGGCAGCCATCTGGACCTGGACCGGATCGCCCAGGAGCTGGCCGAGGTGGCCGTCCCCCGGCTCGCCGACTTCGCCAGCGTCGATCTGCTCACCTTCCTCCACGAGGGCGACGAGCCCCCGGAGGGGCCGCTGCGCGAGCCCGTCACCCTGCGGCGCGCGGCCCACCGGTCCATCCTCGACGGCGCCCCCGAGGCACTGGCCGACGTCGGGGACCTGGCCACCCACCCCCGGCACTCCCCCACGGCGGCGTGCCTGCTCAAGGGCCGGGCCGCACGGCACCAGGTGACGCCGTCCCTGCTGGCGAGCTGGGAGACCAAGGACCCCGGCCGGGCCGCCCGTATCCGCGAGCACGGAGTGCATTCGGTGATCGTGACGCCGATGCGCGCCCGCGGGGTCACCCTCGGCACGGCGTTCTTCGCCCGCCACCGCACCCCGGCGCCCTTCACCGACGACGACACGCTGCTGGCCGAGGAGCTCACCGCCCGGGCGGCCGTCTGCGTGGACAACACCCGCCGCTATCTGCGCGAGCGCAGGACGGCGGAGGCCCTCCAGCGCAGCCTGCTGCCGCAGCGGCTGCCCGAGCTGACCGCGCTGGAGATGGCCTCGCGCTACCGGCCCTCGGGCGCCTGGGCCGGGGTGGGCGGCGACTGGTTCGACGCGATCCAGCTGTCCGGCGCCCGCGCCGCCGTGGTGGTCGGCGATGTCGTGGGGCGCGGTATCCACGCGGCCGCCACCATGGGGCGGCTGCGCACCGCCGTACGCACCCTGGCCGATATCGACCTGCCGCCCGGGGAGCTGCTGACCCACCTCGACGACATGGTCACCCGGCTGTACTCGGACGAGAAGACCGAACGCTTCTGGTCCTTCGGCGCCACCTGTCTGTACGTGGTCTACGACCCGGTCTCGCGCCGCTGCTCCATCGCCGCGGCGGGCCATCCGGCGCCACTGGTGATCAGCCCGGAGGGCACCGCCGACGTGCTCGGCCCGCCCATCGGTCCGCCCCTGGGCCTCGGTGAACTGCCCTTCGAGATCATGGAGACGGAGCTGCCCGAGGGCAGTCTGCTCGCCCTCTACACCAACGGCCTGATCAACGGCCGCGAGCGCGAGATCGGCGACGGGCTCGAGACGCTGCGCGACGTCCTGAGCCGCCCCGCGCCCTCCCTGGACGCGCTCTGCGACGACGTCCTGCGGGCCCTGCCCCCGGCCCATCCGGACGACGACATCGCCCTGCTCCTCGCCCGCACCCGGGCGCTCCACTCCGACCGGGTCGCCACCTGGGACATCCCGGCGGACGCGCGCGCCGTCGCCGAGGCCCGCCGGAGCACCACCGAGCAACTGATCGACTGGGGTCTTGAGGAGACCGTCTTCACCACCGAGCTGATCGTCAGCGAACTGGTCACCAACGCGATCCGCTACGGCCGCCCGCCCATCCGGCTGCGGCTGATCCGCGACCGCGACCTCATCTGCGAGGTCTCCGACGCCAGCAGCACGGCACCCCATATGCGGCGGGCCCGGGTCTTCGACGAGGGCGGCCGGGGCCTGATGCTGGTGGCCCAGATGGCGACGCGCTGGGGCACCCGGCAGAGCACGGACGGCAAGACGATCTGGGTCGAGCAGGACGTCTCCACGGGCTCCACGGGCTGA
- a CDS encoding PP2C family protein-serine/threonine phosphatase, giving the protein MVDANVSTSAETAEQLLEELLRATHEASPAELPVALDRYTEAMNMGRAVVFLIDLRQRLLMPLEEGEPRLELDHSLAGFAYRTDSVRVEEEGTGGLTVWLPLMNGAERLGVLQLRMASLDGLRLWRCRTLASLLALVITSKRTYIDTFARRTRTRSMQLPTEMLRAFLPPRSIGTGRVVSTAVVEPAYELGGDAFDHSFTEDVLHATILDAMGHDLASGLTTSVAMAGSRNARRTGADLAALVTTVDEALAKWLPDQFCTGVFLQLHMPSGALRWSNCGHPTPLVIRRQRLLDKELERPAEPPLGLPARLSDAPRQIYETTLEPGDRVLLYTDGVVESRDEGGEQFGLERFADHIIRSTAAGQNAPEVLRLLIHAILDHRHSELSDDATILMIEWHPPGP; this is encoded by the coding sequence ATGGTGGACGCGAACGTGTCGACCTCGGCCGAGACCGCTGAGCAGTTGCTGGAGGAGCTGCTCCGGGCCACCCACGAGGCATCACCGGCGGAGCTCCCGGTGGCCCTGGACCGCTACACCGAGGCCATGAACATGGGCCGCGCGGTCGTCTTCCTGATCGACCTCCGGCAGCGGCTGCTGATGCCGCTCGAGGAGGGCGAGCCACGCCTGGAGCTCGACCACTCCCTGGCCGGATTCGCCTACCGCACCGATTCGGTGCGGGTCGAGGAGGAGGGCACGGGCGGGCTCACCGTATGGCTGCCGCTGATGAACGGCGCGGAGCGGCTCGGGGTCCTGCAGCTGCGGATGGCCTCCCTGGACGGGCTCAGGCTCTGGCGCTGCCGGACGCTGGCCTCGCTCCTCGCCCTGGTCATCACGTCCAAGCGGACCTATATCGACACCTTCGCGCGGCGCACCCGCACCCGGTCCATGCAGTTGCCCACGGAGATGCTGCGGGCCTTCCTCCCGCCCCGCTCCATCGGCACCGGCCGGGTGGTCTCGACGGCCGTCGTGGAGCCCGCGTACGAGCTGGGGGGCGATGCCTTCGACCACTCGTTCACCGAGGACGTCCTGCACGCCACGATCCTCGACGCGATGGGCCACGACCTGGCGTCCGGGCTGACCACCTCGGTGGCGATGGCGGGCAGCCGCAACGCCCGGCGCACCGGCGCCGACCTGGCGGCGCTCGTCACCACCGTGGACGAGGCGCTGGCCAAATGGCTTCCGGACCAGTTCTGCACGGGCGTCTTCCTCCAGCTGCACATGCCCAGCGGGGCGCTGCGCTGGTCCAACTGCGGCCACCCCACACCGCTGGTCATCCGCCGCCAACGGCTGCTGGACAAGGAGCTGGAGCGGCCTGCCGAACCGCCACTGGGGCTGCCCGCGCGGCTGTCGGACGCGCCCCGCCAGATCTACGAGACGACGCTGGAGCCCGGTGACCGCGTCCTGCTCTACACCGACGGGGTCGTGGAGTCGCGCGACGAGGGAGGCGAGCAGTTCGGCCTGGAGCGCTTCGCCGACCACATCATCCGCTCGACGGCGGCCGGGCAGAACGCCCCCGAGGTGCTGCGCCTGCTCATCCACGCGATCCTCGACCACCGGCACAGCGAACTCAGCGACGACGCCACGATTTTGATGATCGAGTGGCATCCGCCGGGCCCATGA
- a CDS encoding DMT family transporter — protein sequence MNPTVIAVALALASAVAYATAAVAQERLAASGRPDRMPRLLLRGAWWRAVGLNSTGALLHVAALRYGPLTLVQPLGALTLVAAVPLGARLAGRRVVRDEWRGVVLALLGLGALLPVTAGETPRETLSLPEAVGLAAVVLAFIGLCVRPGRGGRGTPGRGLRFATGSGVASGVASALTQTLTVALAGSRAPEAALVSWRTAVVAVLVAVFAVSGLLLSQSAYGSGLGAPLATLTLANPVAAAAIGIVLLDERFRGGPGGWALAAMGAAAAARGVVLLSRAPRSGAGAGARGDTVVVRGSAVRDAAVAVPQTAVRETVIRQAALETAVRQAVAREALAPGEPPREPAAVPREPVPTPR from the coding sequence ATGAACCCGACCGTCATAGCCGTCGCGCTCGCGCTCGCCTCGGCCGTCGCCTACGCGACCGCGGCCGTGGCCCAGGAGCGGCTGGCCGCGAGCGGGCGGCCGGACCGCATGCCGCGGCTGCTGCTGCGCGGCGCCTGGTGGAGAGCGGTCGGCCTCAACTCCACCGGTGCCCTGCTGCATGTGGCCGCGCTGCGGTACGGACCGCTCACCCTGGTCCAGCCGCTCGGCGCGCTGACCCTGGTGGCGGCCGTCCCGCTGGGCGCTCGGCTCGCCGGGCGGCGGGTGGTCCGGGACGAGTGGCGGGGCGTGGTCCTCGCCCTGCTCGGCCTCGGCGCCCTGCTGCCGGTCACCGCCGGTGAGACCCCGCGCGAGACGCTGAGCCTGCCGGAGGCGGTCGGGCTCGCGGCCGTCGTGCTGGCGTTCATCGGGCTGTGCGTCCGGCCGGGGCGCGGGGGGCGCGGAACGCCGGGCCGTGGCCTGCGGTTCGCCACCGGGTCCGGGGTCGCCTCCGGCGTCGCCTCGGCGCTCACCCAGACCCTCACGGTGGCGCTCGCCGGCTCCCGCGCCCCCGAGGCGGCCCTGGTGTCCTGGCGGACCGCGGTCGTGGCCGTGCTGGTCGCGGTCTTCGCGGTGAGCGGTCTGCTGCTGTCCCAGAGCGCCTACGGCAGCGGCCTCGGCGCACCCCTGGCCACCCTGACCCTGGCCAACCCGGTGGCGGCGGCCGCCATCGGGATCGTGCTGCTGGACGAGCGGTTCCGGGGCGGGCCGGGCGGCTGGGCGCTGGCCGCCATGGGCGCGGCGGCGGCCGCCCGCGGCGTGGTCCTGCTCTCCCGGGCCCCGCGGTCGGGGGCGGGTGCGGGGGCACGCGGGGACACCGTGGTCGTACGGGGGTCCGCCGTACGCGACGCCGCCGTAGCCGTACCGCAGACCGCCGTACGCGAGACCGTCATACGCCAGGCCGCCCTGGAGACCGCCGTACGCCAGGCCGTCGCACGCGAGGCCCTCGCCCCCGGCGAGCCCCCGCGCGAGCCCGCCGCCGTCCCCCGGGAGCCGGTGCCCACGCCCCGGTGA
- a CDS encoding TetR/AcrR family transcriptional regulator, giving the protein MATQSPETDAPQRRSKITPEREQEFYQAVLELLQEGGYEALTIEAVAARTRASRSTLYRQWCTKPQLVVAALRSCKRPFALEGIDTGSLAGDLRAVAEAVGEAGEVCGGDTALVYALGHAALQNPDLLQALRAALIEHEVKTIQTMVRRGVERGEVAADNPALEFVPTQLIGAMRVRHLLEGRAADRAYLTRFLEASVFPALGLAP; this is encoded by the coding sequence ATGGCGACGCAGAGCCCGGAGACGGACGCGCCGCAGCGCCGTTCCAAGATCACCCCCGAGCGGGAGCAGGAGTTCTATCAGGCGGTCCTCGAACTGCTCCAGGAGGGCGGCTACGAGGCCCTCACCATCGAGGCGGTCGCCGCCCGCACCCGCGCCAGCCGCTCCACCCTCTACCGGCAGTGGTGCACCAAGCCCCAGCTCGTCGTCGCCGCGCTGCGCTCCTGCAAGCGCCCCTTCGCGCTGGAGGGCATCGACACCGGCTCCCTCGCGGGCGATCTGCGCGCCGTCGCGGAGGCGGTGGGCGAGGCGGGGGAGGTGTGCGGCGGTGACACCGCGCTGGTGTACGCGCTCGGGCACGCCGCGCTGCAGAACCCCGATCTGCTCCAGGCGCTGCGCGCCGCGCTGATCGAGCACGAGGTGAAGACGATCCAGACGATGGTCCGCCGGGGCGTGGAGCGCGGCGAGGTGGCCGCGGACAACCCCGCCCTCGAATTCGTCCCCACCCAGCTGATCGGCGCGATGCGGGTCCGCCACCTGCTCGAGGGCCGGGCCGCCGACCGCGCGTATCTGACCCGCTTCCTCGAGGCGTCGGTCTTCCCCGCGCTCGGGCTGGCTCCTTAG
- a CDS encoding glycosyltransferase family 2 protein, which translates to MGNRPREVAALLESVAKQDVPPARVVVVGNGSPLPEFPEFPGEVTTVELTENLGVSGGRNVAWRRLREFGDVDVVVDLDDDGLLVDADVFRRVRDLYAEDPRLGIVSFRIADETGETQRRHVPRLRASDPMRGGEVTTFLGGAHGLSMAMLEQIGGWPDAFFFTHEETDLAWRALDARWKVVYAPELLLQHPRTSPARHAVYHRMTARNRVWLARRHLPLPLAPLYLATWTLLTLARTRSLTGLRAWAGGFLEGLRTSCGRRRPMRWRTVWHMTRLGRPPII; encoded by the coding sequence ATGGGCAACCGGCCCAGAGAGGTGGCCGCCCTGCTGGAGTCGGTCGCGAAGCAGGACGTGCCCCCGGCCCGCGTCGTGGTCGTCGGCAACGGCTCCCCGCTCCCGGAGTTCCCCGAGTTCCCGGGCGAGGTGACCACGGTCGAGCTGACCGAGAACCTCGGGGTCTCGGGCGGCCGCAACGTCGCCTGGCGGCGGCTGCGCGAGTTCGGCGACGTGGACGTGGTCGTCGACCTCGATGACGACGGGCTGCTGGTGGACGCCGACGTCTTCCGCCGGGTGCGCGATCTGTACGCCGAGGATCCGCGCCTGGGCATCGTGAGCTTCCGCATCGCCGACGAGACGGGCGAGACCCAGCGCCGCCACGTGCCCCGGCTGCGCGCGTCCGACCCGATGCGCGGCGGCGAGGTGACCACCTTCCTCGGCGGCGCCCACGGCCTGTCGATGGCGATGCTGGAGCAGATCGGCGGCTGGCCGGACGCGTTCTTCTTCACCCATGAGGAGACCGACCTCGCCTGGCGGGCGCTCGACGCGCGCTGGAAGGTCGTCTACGCCCCCGAACTGCTGCTCCAGCACCCCCGGACCTCCCCCGCCCGGCACGCCGTCTACCACCGGATGACCGCCCGCAACCGGGTCTGGCTGGCCCGCCGCCACCTGCCGCTGCCGCTGGCACCGCTCTACCTGGCCACCTGGACGCTGCTCACGCTCGCCCGCACCCGCTCCCTGACCGGGCTGCGGGCCTGGGCGGGCGGCTTCCTGGAGGGCCTGCGCACCAGCTGCGGACGGCGCCGGCCGATGCGCTGGCGCACGGTATGGCACATGACCAGGCTGGGCCGCCCGCCCATCATCTGA
- a CDS encoding SDR family oxidoreductase encodes MSDGRVSVVSKVAVVTGAGSGVGRAVALELLEAGWSVVLAGRREEALAETARLAGGGPPAPVVPTDVASPERVDALFAAVRERFGRLDLLFNNAGSFGPRGVPLEDLAYEDWRSVVDTNLTGAFLCAQAAFRLMRDQDPRGGRIINNGSLSAHVPRPDSVAYTATKHAITGLTKSLSLDGRRYGIACGQIDIGNAATEMTERMSAGVPQASGEVVAEPVMDVADVARTVRHMASLPLEANVQFATVMATAMPYIGRG; translated from the coding sequence ATGAGCGACGGACGTGTGTCGGTGGTGTCGAAAGTGGCGGTGGTGACGGGCGCGGGCTCCGGGGTCGGCCGGGCCGTGGCGCTCGAACTCCTCGAGGCGGGCTGGTCGGTGGTGCTGGCCGGGCGCCGCGAGGAGGCCCTGGCCGAGACGGCGCGGCTGGCCGGTGGCGGCCCCCCGGCCCCGGTGGTGCCGACGGATGTGGCCAGTCCGGAGCGGGTGGACGCGCTCTTCGCGGCGGTGCGGGAGCGGTTCGGACGGCTGGACCTGCTGTTCAACAACGCGGGCAGCTTCGGCCCGCGCGGCGTGCCGCTGGAGGATCTGGCCTACGAGGACTGGCGGTCGGTGGTGGACACCAACCTCACGGGGGCGTTCCTGTGCGCACAGGCGGCGTTCCGGCTGATGCGGGACCAGGACCCCCGGGGCGGACGGATCATCAACAACGGCTCGCTCTCGGCGCATGTGCCCAGGCCGGACAGCGTGGCGTACACGGCCACCAAGCACGCCATCACGGGGCTCACCAAGTCGCTGTCGCTGGACGGGCGCCGGTACGGCATCGCCTGCGGGCAGATCGACATCGGCAACGCGGCGACCGAGATGACCGAACGGATGTCCGCCGGTGTGCCGCAGGCGAGCGGGGAGGTGGTGGCCGAGCCCGTGATGGACGTCGCGGACGTGGCACGGACGGTGCGGCATATGGCGTCGCTGCCCCTGGAGGCGAATGTGCAGTTCGCGACGGTCATGGCGACGGCGATGCCGTACATCGGCCGCGGCTGA
- a CDS encoding alkaline phosphatase D family protein — protein MAHDSHQRAIRAAAATLGRRRFLTVTGAAAALAFTTNLPSAHAAQVSPRALADNPFTLGVASGDPLPDAVVLWTRLAPRPYEPGNGLPEEGTVKVEWEIARDEKFSRVARRGTITAHAEFNYTVHVDAKGLEPGRVYWYRFKAGNWTSPVGRTRTTPALGAKVQEVRFGLVSCQAYHDGYFTAYRHLAGEDLDAVFHVGDYQYEYAVSAAGGARGYTDRTLPAHFNTETMTLGDYRLRYALYKSDEDLQAAHAAFPWYVTWDDHETENNYAGDIDENGSPSDEFLIRRAAAYRAYWENMPLRMPQRPSGADMRLYRRFHYGKLAQFDILDTRQYRSNQAYGDGWQYPGPESEDPSRTLTGATQERWLLDGFQRSTATWNVLPQQVTFSQRKNTTAARSKLSMDSWDGYPASRERILAGVEKAGLDNFVVLTGDVHVHYAFDIKKDFDDPGSRTLGVEFVGTSVSSGKDGADKPDNWATYMAANPHMKFYNGRRGYVTVSLDEERARADYKTVSAVTTQGAPLTTAASLVSEAGNPGLQQV, from the coding sequence ATGGCACACGACTCGCACCAGCGCGCCATACGAGCCGCGGCCGCAACGTTGGGACGCCGCCGCTTCCTCACCGTGACGGGAGCCGCCGCCGCGCTCGCCTTCACCACCAACCTGCCCAGCGCCCACGCCGCGCAGGTGTCGCCGCGCGCGCTCGCCGACAACCCGTTCACGCTCGGCGTGGCGTCCGGCGACCCGCTGCCCGACGCCGTCGTGCTGTGGACCAGGCTGGCGCCCCGCCCCTACGAGCCGGGCAACGGGCTGCCCGAAGAGGGCACCGTCAAGGTCGAGTGGGAGATCGCCCGCGACGAGAAGTTCAGCCGCGTCGCCCGCCGGGGGACCATCACCGCGCACGCCGAGTTCAACTACACGGTGCACGTGGACGCCAAGGGGCTCGAGCCGGGCCGCGTCTACTGGTACCGCTTCAAGGCCGGGAACTGGACCAGCCCGGTGGGCCGCACCCGCACCACCCCCGCCCTGGGCGCCAAGGTCCAGGAGGTCCGCTTCGGCCTGGTGTCCTGCCAGGCGTACCACGACGGCTACTTCACCGCCTACCGCCACCTGGCGGGGGAGGACCTGGACGCCGTCTTCCACGTGGGCGACTACCAGTACGAGTACGCGGTCAGCGCCGCGGGCGGCGCCCGCGGCTACACCGACCGCACCCTCCCCGCGCACTTCAACACCGAGACCATGACGCTCGGGGACTACCGACTGCGCTACGCGCTCTACAAGTCCGACGAGGACCTCCAGGCCGCCCACGCCGCCTTCCCCTGGTACGTCACCTGGGACGACCACGAGACCGAGAACAACTACGCGGGCGACATCGACGAGAACGGCAGCCCGTCGGACGAGTTCCTGATCCGCCGGGCCGCCGCCTACCGGGCGTACTGGGAGAACATGCCGCTGCGGATGCCGCAGCGGCCGAGCGGCGCCGACATGCGGCTCTACCGCCGCTTCCACTACGGCAAGCTGGCCCAGTTCGACATCCTCGACACCCGCCAGTACCGCTCCAACCAGGCGTACGGCGACGGCTGGCAGTACCCGGGCCCGGAGTCCGAGGACCCCTCGCGCACCCTCACCGGCGCCACCCAGGAGCGCTGGCTGCTCGACGGCTTCCAGCGCTCCACCGCCACCTGGAACGTGCTGCCGCAGCAGGTCACCTTCTCCCAGCGGAAGAACACCACGGCCGCGCGCTCCAAGCTCTCCATGGACTCCTGGGACGGCTACCCCGCCTCCCGGGAGCGGATCCTGGCCGGTGTCGAGAAGGCGGGCCTGGACAATTTCGTCGTCCTGACCGGCGATGTCCATGTGCACTACGCCTTCGACATCAAGAAGGACTTCGACGACCCGGGCTCCCGGACCCTGGGCGTGGAGTTCGTCGGCACCTCCGTCAGCAGCGGCAAGGACGGCGCCGACAAGCCCGACAACTGGGCCACCTACATGGCCGCCAACCCGCATATGAAGTTCTACAACGGCCGGCGCGGCTATGTGACGGTCTCGCTGGACGAGGAGCGGGCACGGGCCGACTACAAGACTGTCTCCGCGGTCACGACCCAGGGCGCGCCGCTCACCACGGCGGCGTCGCTCGTCAGCGAGGCCGGGAACCCCGGCCTGCAGCAGGTCTGA
- a CDS encoding Gfo/Idh/MocA family protein, which translates to MSGPKAEPVRWGILATGGIAASFATDLLEMADAQVIAVGSRRPESAKRFAERFGISRAYGGWEELAADDDIDVIYVATPHSAHRAAAGLCLEAGRAVLCEKPFTLNVREAQELVDLARARGRFLMEAMWTYCDPVVRRMTELIHDGAIGEVRAVHADFGLPGPYPPEHRLRDPALGGGALLDLGVYPVSFAQLLLGEPDEVRAVGQLSPEGVDVNTGLALGWDSGAVALLSCSITADTPMTAAVTGTAGRIEFPRGFFQPERFVLHRPGRDPEEITAVDGLRSYQREAAEVMRALRAGETESPLVPLDGTLAVMRTLDAARKRLGVRYPEADGDADEAWAGRGVSGAGRERGGA; encoded by the coding sequence ATGTCCGGACCGAAGGCCGAGCCGGTGCGGTGGGGGATTCTGGCGACCGGTGGCATCGCCGCCTCGTTCGCCACGGACCTGCTGGAGATGGCGGATGCGCAGGTCATCGCGGTCGGCTCGCGCCGTCCTGAGTCGGCGAAGCGGTTCGCGGAGCGGTTCGGGATATCCCGTGCCTACGGCGGCTGGGAGGAGCTGGCCGCCGATGACGACATCGATGTGATCTATGTCGCCACCCCGCACTCGGCCCATCGGGCGGCGGCCGGGCTGTGTCTGGAGGCGGGGCGTGCGGTGCTGTGCGAGAAGCCGTTCACGCTCAATGTCCGCGAGGCCCAGGAGCTGGTGGACCTCGCCCGGGCCCGGGGCCGCTTCCTGATGGAGGCGATGTGGACGTACTGCGACCCGGTCGTCCGCCGGATGACCGAGCTGATCCACGACGGCGCGATCGGCGAGGTCCGGGCGGTCCACGCGGACTTCGGGCTGCCCGGCCCGTATCCCCCGGAGCACCGGCTGCGCGATCCGGCGCTGGGCGGCGGCGCGCTGCTGGACCTCGGCGTCTATCCGGTGTCCTTCGCCCAGCTGCTGCTCGGCGAGCCGGACGAGGTGCGGGCGGTGGGGCAGCTCTCCCCCGAGGGCGTGGATGTGAACACGGGCCTGGCGCTGGGCTGGGACAGCGGGGCGGTGGCGCTGCTGTCCTGCTCGATCACCGCCGATACGCCGATGACGGCGGCGGTGACGGGCACGGCGGGGCGGATCGAGTTCCCGCGCGGCTTCTTCCAGCCCGAGCGCTTCGTACTGCACCGGCCCGGCCGGGATCCGGAGGAGATCACGGCGGTGGACGGGCTGCGCTCCTACCAGCGGGAGGCGGCGGAGGTGATGCGCGCGCTGCGCGCGGGCGAGACGGAGTCCCCGCTGGTGCCGCTGGACGGCACGCTGGCGGTGATGCGGACCCTGGACGCGGCGCGGAAGCGGCTGGGGGTGCGGTATCCGGAAGCGGACGGGGACGCGGACGAGGCGTGGGCGGGGCGGGGCGTGAGCGGGGCGGGGCGTGAGCGGGGCGGGGCGTGA